The Setaria viridis chromosome 2, Setaria_viridis_v4.0, whole genome shotgun sequence DNA window ATATGACAGCAACAAAAGAAAACATTGACCACCACTGTGTACAAATGCTGTCAATAAGAACATGATCAAGAATCAATTTCTGCTCTTGCATTCTGCAGCTTGAAAGTTCACAATACAAGAACAGGAATAGTACAGTTTTTCGCCATACAAGGCGCATAATATGTAAGCCTATAATATGATACTGCTAAATTGACATTTAATTTCCTTTTTGCAAGACAAATGAGCTAGGGCAAAAAATAATCAAGAGTCTGCAAGTGACAGCTCTCTTGTTAGTTAGGTGGGGTACCACCAGCTAAACCAGCATTGCAGCAACTAATACGGCAAAATACCATCATAAACAAGAATATCATCGGTAACATATATAATCTCTTCCTCTCGAGCCCTTGCCTGAGTGCAAAAGTATTTTATGGTTTTGCATCAGTCAGCCTGGACAAATCTATGGACATTGAGGCATGACCAGATCAGATCTGTAGTTTCGTACTGGGGGACTCTTGGCTGAAGCTGATGTTCCTGGGCTGGCCTAAACTTAGCAACTCTTCGCGGTTGCTTGACAGGGCAATGTCTGTGCAAGATGACTTGTCGTTGGCGCTCCCACTCCCAAGTGTGTCGCTGCTCTCCAATGGGCTCTTGGCTGATGGGTATGGCGCAGTAGTTGTCACCCTGCAGGAGAAGCATGCACAGATGAGGACCAGTTTCTGAGAGCAAATGCAAACCTGTTACGTAGAACTAAGTTCCTGTGATTTTCTCAAACAAATGCAGTAGAATCACTGATAACAGTTTTTAGGACACATAAGAGTAAGAAAATGAATTAtacctttcctttcttttctccaAGAATCGAGCCAGGGAGGCCTTCCGAGCTTGAGGGACAGCTGCAACAGACAATAACAATTTCAATACGGTGTAACAGGGCAACAAAATTACTGAATACTACAATTATAACAGGATCATGCTATACAAAGACCAAACAGCCAGCAGTACCTCTAGGCATTATAGCTGCTGCGGTTGCCGTGGCCAGTGTTGCAGGTTGAGTTGCAGGAGCCTGACTTAGGGGAGGAACAGCTAATGGGACTGAACATTTTGGCACCGGGGAGTCAAGGTTACAGCTAGAGGCGCTCCTGGGGAGAGTTGCAGCTTGCAAGACGCTGGGGATTGGTTTGGAGATGGCCGATGGAGGCGACGAAACATGTGGTGGTTTTTGAAATAGCATCTGCTTTGCAGGAGAAGCCTCAGGTACTGTGACTTTTGCTGGAGCGAAAATAGGAGCTTCAGGTTTACGGGCCACAGGGGCTGAGCTTGGAAGAGATCCTCTGCTGGCTAAGAACATGAGCTCCTGAGCCTGTGGCAATGAAAAATGTCAACCAAGCTGCTTAAAAGAGAAGCAAATTACCACAAAATGCAGCATATGTCACAAAAATCTATATTTCCTAAAAAGATCACGAGACTATACCTTCTCCGCTGAGACGTTATCGAATACATTGACAGAACCAGCATAAAAGATTGTCAACTGTGCCGTCTTTGGCTTCACCGCATCCCTACACAGGCAGAACAAGCAATGTTTCAGTCCAATACTAATTTTACAGCAACTTCTATAAACCACGAGTCCAAAAACAGAGAAAAATTGACTACCTTGTCCCGTACACGCCGACGGTAGAATTGTTCACCGCGTTGTTCATGGCGAAAGGCGGCTGCTTGAACGGACCGGCGGTGCCGTTGGGAATGCTAGGCGAGCTCTGGACCCTGAACATCGGGTTGTTCTGGTTGAACGGCGACGAGACCGGAATCACTCTAGCCCCGTTCAGCGCGtgctgcggcggctgcgcgCGGTGCACGGCGGCGTACTGCTGGCTGTCGGCGCCGAACGACCTCTGCAAAAATGGATCGTCACAGCACCCAAAAAAGGGGAAATAGATGTATTAGTAAAACTCGCAAGGTGTGACATGAATAAGAACCAAAGAAAAGCACCAAAGCCAAAGCCTACCTGGTGCGTGAGGATACGGGGAGCCGGGTTCTTGGCGCCGTCGAAGGCGGAGAACTGGGGGAACGTGggctcctccctcgccgccgaccgGAACGACATCAacgacggcgcggcgccgggCTTGCTCGCGAAGGACCAATCCATCGCCGGAGCTCCTGCCGCTGTTGCTCCGAAGTAAGCTGAGGGAGATTTGGCACAAGCTCCGAATCAGATGCCGGCATATAAATACACACAGGGAAGCACGACGCCATGAATGGATCCGTTAACCATCCCCATCCCACGAGCGAGCAAGAGGCAGCTCGAAATCAACTGACGACACGCGCTGCTGCCCGAAAGATTCGGCCAGTCTCTCCCCGGAAAAATCATCGCTTTCTTGACGCATTAACTCTCACCCGAATCGAGCATACACGGCAGGCCGGCCGCCAAAAGGAATTCGGCAGCCACGCCCATGCCAGCCAGCCAAACCACCCAACTCTCTCTGTCCTCCTCTGTCTTTCGAAAGAAAGAGTAAAGCAacaggaggggagagagagaaacagagAGAAGGGGGGACGCGCTTGAATTGCGCAGCGCACCCATGCCGCATCTTCGCCGAACCGACCGGAAACGAGCCCAACCCAGCACGGCAAGAAACCGCGCACGGCTCGGTGAGGGCGCAGATGAAGAAACCCCTCTCGGCGGCCGGCGAAAGGAGGCCGGGGAGCGTACCTGATTCCTCCCTGCCGGGCTTCTCCCGCTGCGGGTGCTGCTGCTCCTTGCCGATCGCGGCCAGGAAGTCCCTCTCCATCCAACCGGGCTCGGGAAAGGAGGCCGCAGATTTTGCCCTCCTAGGGTAGCAGGTGGGTGGAGTGGAGAGACGGACAGCTCGGCACCCCTCTCCAAGCAAGCTCGGTGAagcttctctctcttctctcttctctcagCTCGTCCCTCCGCTGATGACGATGCGCGGCAGCCTTGACcgttctccctcctcccctctctctctcctctctcttgtAGGCTTGCCGTGTGTGCTATTTGTGTTTGTTTAATGGCGTGAGCTCTTTTTTTAATGGGAAACGAGGGGATTAGATTGCCAGCTGGGGAAACGGGGAGATAAAATaaagataataaaaataaaaaaaggagtgGTGCGCATGGCGAGTGGCGACCGTGGGCGGTGGGCCCGGCCCGCGGTGACCGGATCGGGCGCGTCGCCCTCGGCGGGGCCCGTGCCACGTTCACCGGTTCCCGGGTTGCTTCCCCCACGTGGTACGGCACGAGGTCCATCCCGCTCCACCTGGATGGAAGCCGGCTACCTCCACTGATAACTGGGTCTACAATAAAACGGACCCA harbors:
- the LOC117845184 gene encoding protein TIFY 6b gives rise to the protein MERDFLAAIGKEQQHPQREKPGREESAYFGATAAGAPAMDWSFASKPGAAPSLMSFRSAAREEPTFPQFSAFDGAKNPAPRILTHQRSFGADSQQYAAVHRAQPPQHALNGARVIPVSSPFNQNNPMFRVQSSPSIPNGTAGPFKQPPFAMNNAVNNSTVGVYGTRDAVKPKTAQLTIFYAGSVNVFDNVSAEKAQELMFLASRGSLPSSAPVARKPEAPIFAPAKVTVPEASPAKQMLFQKPPHVSSPPSAISKPIPSVLQAATLPRSASSCNLDSPVPKCSVPLAVPPLSQAPATQPATLATATAAAIMPRAVPQARKASLARFLEKRKERVTTTAPYPSAKSPLESSDTLGSGSANDKSSCTDIALSSNREELLSLGQPRNISFSQESPSTKLQI